In Brassica rapa cultivar Chiifu-401-42 chromosome A06, CAAS_Brap_v3.01, whole genome shotgun sequence, a single window of DNA contains:
- the LOC103873293 gene encoding uncharacterized protein LOC103873293 isoform X2 gives MHTFPSPICILCYCLRLKVPNRKFYKTFCFFFLQMSPQLDPVAELETLKTQVDHSGSTSFSRLIKNDSAGEAGSPRKENEHHGEHSHHKKSLFSKMKDKAKKLQHSLSGKRRHDEEGGDATMSPPFGKLEDHQVREAGGYATLSPRDKSKDHKEREVEEEEEDPEYLGAPMYESKKAPEELKETARQHPRETPVITETNVLSVLPSKHNAEQYTNQEVISPSKTVTETVTETLAPAYAKVSEATHAITKKIQDMAFPESTEAEPKTNDVSEINTAGTNQPAGFNTKVWDKGVSVKEYISEKFEPGEDDKALSRVITKAISPRRASSEAASFGGATNMVAASNSADNKAPLLTNTNEIVEEENHGKMLQPN, from the exons ATGCACACCTTTCCTTCTCCTATATGTATCTTATGCTATTGTCTGAGACTCAAAGTTCCAAACAGAAAATTTTACaagactttttgttttttttttcttcagatgTCGCCTCAACTTGATCCGGTAGCTGAGCTTGAAACCTTAAAAACACAAGTTGATCATTCAGGAAGTACTAGCTTCTCGAGACTTATCAAAAATGA TTCAGCTGGTGAAGCTGGCTCACCGAGAAAGGAAAATGAGCATCATGGAGAACATTCCCACCATAAGAAATCTTTGTTCTCCAAAATGAAGGATAAGGCTAAGAAACTTCAGCATAGTCTCAGCGGCAAGAGGAGACATGATGAAGAAGGTGGTGATGCAACCATGTCGCCGCCATTTGGCAAATTAGAAGACCACCAAGTTAGAGAAGCAGGAGGTTATGCGACACTTTCACCACGTGACAAGTCCAAAGATCATAAAGAAagagaagtagaagaagaagaagaagatcctgAATATCTTGGAGCCCCAA TGTATGAATCAAAGAAGGCACCTGAAGAGTTGAAGGAGACTGCGAGGCAGCATCCCAGGGAAACTCCTGTGATCACTGAGACGAACGTTTTGTCTGTTCTCCCATCCAAACACAACGCTGAACAGTACACCAACCAAGAAGTTATTAGTCCAAGCAAGACCGTGACAGAAACAGTAACAGAGACGCTAGCACCTGCTTATGCTAAAGTCTCTGAGGCTACTCACGCTATAACTAAGAAGATCCAAGACATGGCTTTTCCGGAGTCAACAGAGGCAGAACCAAAGACAAATGATGTTTCAGAAATCAACACTGCAGGAACTAACCAGCCCGCTGGCTTCAACACTAAG GTATGGGACAAAGGCGTATCAGTGAAGGAATACATAAGCGAAAAGTTTGAGCCTGGGGAAGATGACAAAGCACTTTCTAGAGTGATAACTAAAGCTATCAGTCCTCGCAGAGCTTCCTCTGAGGCTGCTTCATTTGGTGGAGCCACAAACATGGTAGCTGCTTCAAATTCAGCAGACAACAAAGCTCCCCTTTTAACCAACACGAATGAAA TTGTTGAGGAAGAGAATCATGGGAAGATGCTTCAACCTAATTGA
- the LOC103873293 gene encoding uncharacterized protein LOC103873293 isoform X1 has protein sequence MHTFPSPICILCYCLRLKVPNRKFYKTFCFFFLQMSPQLDPVAELETLKTQVDHSGTGEAGSPRKENEHHGEHSHHKKSLFSKMKDKAKKLQHSLSGKRRHDEEGGDATMSPPFGKLEDHQVREAGGYATLSPRDKSKDHKEREVEEEEEDPEYLGAPMYESKKAPEELKETARQHPRETPVITETNVLSVLPSKHNAEQYTNQEVISPSKTVTETVTETLAPAYAKVSEATHAITKKIQDMAFPESTEAEPKTNDVSEINTAGTNQPAGFNTKVWDKGVSVKEYISEKFEPGEDDKALSRVITKAISPRRASSEAASFGGATNMVAASNSADNKAPLLTNTNEIVEEENHGKMLQPN, from the exons ATGCACACCTTTCCTTCTCCTATATGTATCTTATGCTATTGTCTGAGACTCAAAGTTCCAAACAGAAAATTTTACaagactttttgttttttttttcttcagatgTCGCCTCAACTTGATCCGGTAGCTGAGCTTGAAACCTTAAAAACACAAGTTGATCATTCAGGAA CTGGTGAAGCTGGCTCACCGAGAAAGGAAAATGAGCATCATGGAGAACATTCCCACCATAAGAAATCTTTGTTCTCCAAAATGAAGGATAAGGCTAAGAAACTTCAGCATAGTCTCAGCGGCAAGAGGAGACATGATGAAGAAGGTGGTGATGCAACCATGTCGCCGCCATTTGGCAAATTAGAAGACCACCAAGTTAGAGAAGCAGGAGGTTATGCGACACTTTCACCACGTGACAAGTCCAAAGATCATAAAGAAagagaagtagaagaagaagaagaagatcctgAATATCTTGGAGCCCCAA TGTATGAATCAAAGAAGGCACCTGAAGAGTTGAAGGAGACTGCGAGGCAGCATCCCAGGGAAACTCCTGTGATCACTGAGACGAACGTTTTGTCTGTTCTCCCATCCAAACACAACGCTGAACAGTACACCAACCAAGAAGTTATTAGTCCAAGCAAGACCGTGACAGAAACAGTAACAGAGACGCTAGCACCTGCTTATGCTAAAGTCTCTGAGGCTACTCACGCTATAACTAAGAAGATCCAAGACATGGCTTTTCCGGAGTCAACAGAGGCAGAACCAAAGACAAATGATGTTTCAGAAATCAACACTGCAGGAACTAACCAGCCCGCTGGCTTCAACACTAAG GTATGGGACAAAGGCGTATCAGTGAAGGAATACATAAGCGAAAAGTTTGAGCCTGGGGAAGATGACAAAGCACTTTCTAGAGTGATAACTAAAGCTATCAGTCCTCGCAGAGCTTCCTCTGAGGCTGCTTCATTTGGTGGAGCCACAAACATGGTAGCTGCTTCAAATTCAGCAGACAACAAAGCTCCCCTTTTAACCAACACGAATGAAA TTGTTGAGGAAGAGAATCATGGGAAGATGCTTCAACCTAATTGA